AATCGCGCGAAAATGAACTGTAAACTCTTCGCATGTGAATAGGGAAGGAAATCTTGACAGAGGCGGGTGCACATATAAAATGAATGCAGCTTTATCGAAGACGATATCACGGAAATTCCGCGGCATAATTATCACAACTTCAACTTGATTTATGATCGTGCCTCGAAGCAAACTGTGTTTGCAAATTCTATTACGCATTCCACCGTCAAGAGATAGAGATTGTTCGTCAAACGGTTTCAGAATTGCTCAGAAAATTAGCTGTAACGTTTAAATCATTGATCACGAGAAACTTTTCCGTTTTGCAAATCAGAATATTTGCGAATAAGTTAAGCAACAGTAGCATTTCTTACTACTGTTTAACGATATCACTTATACAATGTAAAGACAACctataatgaagaaaatttattagtattattaaaataagtatgAAAAAAAGTTAGACGTTGCATAAGTTGCAAGAATGTCAATCTACATCgcggaatataattaaaccaACTTATATAGTATCTAGTTAGTATTTGCTTTGGCTCACGTGACTGTACGTGATTTGTATATCTCTGAGtaacacaattttattaagtagaaaaaaagaaagaaaaataatataggaaATATGTGCATGTTTATGTACATGTAGATGTATATAGgtaacatattattaagaaagaatTGTTTTCGACCACAGAGATATATCCACTCGAATGCGCCGGAGACCCTAGCTATAAATAAGCTTTTTTTCGTCGCCCAATGATGCAAATTAAACTTCGATGTCTACGATTAGATATTGCGCATCTTTAAAAACATTCGTTTGGCATTAACCGCAACAGTTGCTGCAGGTGTAAGCGGTCGTGACGCGGCGGTGCGGAGGAGCACACGCGAACAGAATTACATGACGTATCGTGCGACTATGAATCCAGGACGCATGCGAGGGACGCATTTTTTCGCGGCGAGAACGAGTTCTTTAGCATACAGTCTTTGGTGAAGCGGCTTTACTTTTCCTTTCCGCAGCGAATGCGCGGATTGCAAAATCCCGCGAGTAACTCGTGTTTGACGTTTATCGCGGGTAATGAGTTCCGTTTTCGTGAATCAGTTGAATCGCAAAGTCTTAAAGAAAGATGCGAAGAAGGACGCTCGGTTTTTTTAcccttttaaaaaattcagtgaatccgagagagaaggataatgaattaatgaagCGATTAAGAACGGACGGTATACCAAGCTATTTCAAAATACCTTGTATTGACAAGGGGAACTGGACCAACAGGTTTTGTGACGAATGCACTCGCGAATGCCTATTTGTATCATTAAATTAGTAAGTCATGAAAAAATCGACTTCTAATGCACCAATGTACGACTGTATGCCGCTGTGTGTTTGATAACTTCTGCATCTTATTTCTCACTTAAATTCTGttacaaaagtaaaatcaCGAAAGTATAAAATGAGCTATCTTTCACAATACATAGCAAGTTTCTAACTTCTAGTTATAATTCAgcgtttgaaaaaataatacatcattTCATATTCTTAACGCAATTATattcacaatttaaaaaataccttCTTATTAAAACTACCGAATTTCTTGTTATAAAACAATGCCAAGGAAAATTATTGCCAATTTCCAAAATAGTAAGTCTTCATAACAaaatttccaattaaaaattcaatttaattcatataaaattaatataaaaaaataattttttttatatttctttattttcagctaattgcttaaaatttattgacatcATGGAATTCTCTTATTGGAGAGAGACTACACACTCTACTACAACTTGTTTAAAGAATCTATAATTAGTAGAAGAATACTATTAAATCGTATATTAAATGCTTGTCACAATGTTGTGCGCGTTACTATAAGTTTAGCTAGCTTTTTcattgtagaaataaaaatcaaatattgatatgCACATACGTATTTTTTAACGCGTTGAAAATGTCGCatacaaaacaatattaatgagATAAAGTCATTTATAATCGCaatcaatttttgcaaaatactctataataaaaatatagaaagatagAATTGTGTACGatgagagaatattttgtaatttgtaataCTATATTACAAGATACTAGTcattaaaatgttacaaatataaagtaaagtcAGATGTTTAAAGTGCACTTTGTCACATCTACTTTTCCAATTGTTTATTCTAATTCCGtagaacataatataattttagtacaAACTCATATTCttttcgtaaatatatttctttcgacataatattcgtttaaaatttttcctacGTACAAACGTGATaagtttttatacataaaatattttaattatggaaataaaaaagagttaCGTTTTCTATGCGagttgaagaaaattttggattcgtgtaattaaaagaatcaTGTTCCGCgaaatctttttatgtaaTGTTCGACAAAAGAtacactaataaaatataatattgccttcgacattattatatttccaaaactaaaaaaaatttcatactcCCCGCAGAAATGAAGACTGCGGCGCAAAGGCGCACTTATTTTTGCGTTTGTGTATTGTAAAATAACGCGATACAAATATCGAGAATTTCCGACAAGTTTTAATCAGTGAAAGGACAGACCTAATCTTTCATCATCGGAAAGCCACGATCCGCAAATCCTCCATCATTCGCGTCACCTGCACCATAGATCAAAATCAAGTCGCGCGTCTTGCGATCTAATGAGGTCGAGGTTGAGAGTTCGTCGAGGTGCAGAAACCGTTCCGTTTACTTTCGTTGCGTACTTCGCGGTTTAACCAGATAAGTAAAAAAGAACTTAAAAGTAAAAGTCACACGCGACATGACGATGTAtgttagataatatattttgaattgctATTTTTTGTATGGCTAATATATAAAGGATTTTacttataatgtaaaattgaaatttttttattcaatattctatcaatatattatcaattgttaattaatcgattttctTAAGATAAAATGCTTACTTTAAATCAAATCTAATCATTtacttaaaaagattttatttgatacttatttttttatattatatcatattattgaaATCAAATCTTGAATCAAAAACAAGTTCAATTTGAGAgtagtaaatataatacataaaaattaaaatttagatgtGCACTTGTCtcttttatttgaattctattaattattgagcTACAATCGATGTAGATTGATCGAGATAAAGCAGTTTTCTTTAGAGTTTTTCTGTTTGTTTGCGTTCACAATCGCATAGTATAGTGAACATCGAACTCTATAAACTCATCGATGTCGTTCAATTATGCAGTAAAAAGAAACATGTTGTCggttcttattgttagttccTAGTTTTACAGCAACTATTTTATGCACGTGTGTTTAAAACGTACACTTAAGCCGTGTTGCTCAAGCAATAAATATAGTCATTTGTCATGAGGGATATATCGATAATACTAGacggttttattaaaaatcttatataataatatccatagcattcaattattaaactatatcaatatttttttcccttactttctacattttttgGTCTACTTcctgcaaaaaacaatatcAGTTTTAGAACTAGATTGCTATACAGGATGTCTGAATAATTAGCCCATCCGTAATGTGCAGGTAGAGCGGATTAAACCGagcagaaaagtcctttaccattctGCGATTTTCGTTAtaactattgaaaaattaattaaaaaggatCGATCAATTTGCGCGAGCGAGAAAAGACGGCTCAAAAATATGCAAAGGTCATTAAACGCGCGACAAAGTTTTGGGAAGAGCGCTTTATAAATGACAACAGTTACATACGAACGATAATGATGGATTCTCGTGTTCTATCACAGATCATTGCCGTCGATATCAGGCCATCCTTTCTTATCGcgtaaattgtttttaattaatttctctaattaattaattattacaaaaatcgcAAAACAGTCGAAAACTTTTCCATTCGATTTAATCCGTTCTACCAGCACATTACAGATggagaaattattatcagacatcCCGTATAGCAATCTAGTTCTAAAActgatattgttttttatagctataatttaatcaaatgataaaaatgatgattcgaataatatagcaatgacaaaatactattttacttttagatGCAGCAATTGATACGATTGATATACGATGGCTATCGAGACCTTATGGACAACAAGAGCGATCCCAGGGTCAACAATTGGGCTATGATGAGCAGCCCGTTTCCTACGCTAGCGATTTGCTTATTCTACGCTTATTTTGTTAAGGTCCTCGGACCAAAGCTGATGGAGAATCGAAAAGCCTTCGATCTCAGAAGAGTGATGATATGGTACAATCTCTTTCAAGTAATATTTTCGTCATGGTTATTCTACGAAGTAAGTTGCTTGCATACACATTATCGGATTTTATCGGAAGCAAATTTCATTGAGATAATCTGTgttctttatttcatttttttcgtaGGCCTGGGTTGCCGGCTGGGGTGGACACTACTCTTTCAAGTGTCAGCCGGTCGATTACTCGTATAATCCAATCGCATTACGGATGGCGCGAGGTTGCTGGTGGTACTACATCTCTAAGTTCATTGAATTCACAGACACAATCTTCTTTGTATTAAGGAAAAAGAATGATCACATTAGCACCCTCCATGTTATTCATCACGGCTGCATGCCTATGTCCGTTTGGTTCGGAGTTAAGTTCACTCCTGGTAAGCGCTCgctatcttttattattttatttacagaacGCGATTGCTCATCTTGAAACTCAAATCTGTgtatggaattttattattatcaatacaaGAAGAGTTAGTCTATTTTCTTAAAGTGCTctgatttatttcaatattaaaaaaaaaaaaatattaatccttgtctgtaaaatcttttataatcccAATATCTATCAATGTATTTTAGGCGGTCACAGCAGCTTCTTCGGTTTCCTGAATACTTTTGTACACATCGTAATGTACTCGTATTATCTTCTGGCGGCGCTCGGCTCACAAATACAGCCGTATCTATGGTGGAAGAAATATCTGACGGCCCTGCAGATGGTCCAGTTTATTCTCGTGATGATTCACGCATTCCAGCTGCTCTTCATCGAGTGCAACTACCCGAAGGCCTTTGTTTGGTTGATCGGTATGCATGCCGTGATGTTTTACTTCCTTTTCCGCGGCTTCTACAAGAAAGCGTACAAGAAGAAGGATTCGAAAAATGTGTCTGTTAAGCGAAAGGTCCTCAAAGACGATAAGGAGCAAGATACGCAAAGTTTCCAGAACGATATCAAGGAGAACAAAAACGACGTAATATATGCGAACCAATATAAAATGGCTACCGGTTACATCTCGGACAGCGGTCTTAGGAATCGCGTGTTCATCGACAATCGAGGCTTTGACGAATGATGACAAGCCGATGTTTAAAGAGACTTCAATTGCACATCGAATGTACATTTAGCTGCGAATCATATAAAACGCTCTGCgcgatcaaatataaaaaaagtcaagATTCAGAGACCAGACTAAAAAAATCcagagaaagaaatgaaaaagtagaaagaaaagCACGTTAGACgtcttttcataatttctgTTAGTGAACTTAGTATCATTCTCTCTGAATTTCTAGGTAAAGTTTTTTATGTGTAGAGAatgcttttgtaatttttgtgttatgtaagtgtatatgtatgaatgCCTGTATTTGTTAGTGTATTGCAAGAGGTGGAAACAGACTAGATAAACTGCTAACAAGATTGCCaagattaacaaaatattgtttttcttaattaatgaatCAAAATGCACGCACATTGAttcttctataaattatttattatgaattattcttttctttaaagaatattctaaatttctttGGTTATATGatcctatttaatttttgacatttgaaaaaaattttcagtcCACATCAGATCTGtgatgaattttaattgcaagttaataaaaaattctttgacaaGAGCTTCCactaatgaattattttattcttttatttttaattaatagaaagcaaattattttcatttatatttttgctattaatattaattacaaaatatattttgtcttccagaaaattaaaaaaaaaaaattacattactaagtaaatatatataagataagcacatttcatcatatatattgcCGGCCAAAAGTTTGGATACAACATTAAAAGtctagatattataaaaatgttattgatgtagtttgtatttatattagagataaatgattattttgtaatgaaTGCTGCATATTTTCCCAATATCTTATGAACAAAATTGAAACAGCTTTTATactaaatttcttttgtaaaataaagacTAATCGAGCAATGTGCTTacatctttcaaaattaatgtaattatatatcaatacacTTTTCCGTATGTTTCCTGttaaacaaataaagaaacattttttttgtatatgtcaAAGTATTAGGCAAAATTTACTCTTTGGCATAAGTTGTTTCcaagatttaaaaactaaatcttatataacataaaaattttatttacaaaagacAGAAGttctgttaattataattaattataaataaataagagagagagagagagagagagagagagagtatctacatatttacaatatatttataataaatatatttattaatactttaaagcaattaaattgtatgatttgttattaaaaatgttttattatttttatctgcacAAAtcctattataatattttatttatattttcataattaaatattaaaaaatattaaaatatgtaagatattttaaaaaattaaatacttaatacatagctggattaaaattaattgtaatatatgtgaaaaatagcGCATGCTTTACATGCACCTTtacatttaatacaaaaattattcagcTAACATTTTACTCGGAAATCAAATACTACTGTTGATATTTCTGCATAGATTCCCTTTCAACCATCTGTAGGTCGAGTCGACACGATTAAGAGATATTACAGAACTAcagattaaaagaaatgtagttgataacattatacattttaaatttaatatttacaaaaactatttcataaagacaaattttaaataacagatTTCTTTAatcagagatatattttagaatgttgcaacaatttttaatagataaatcttAAACTCTGATACAACttacatgatataatattttttgcatttattacttgaaattttagaaaaaaacatacctagttgtattttaaataaaatgtataaaaaaattttatgatataaagttaattgaattaaatatagtaaatctaattcaataataattattactcttTTGAAGTGTagagaaaatctttaatatagatagtgaattaataaattaaataagaatataacttgagtcagtaattattatttttgataaataaccAAACGTAAtaacaacaatataataaataattaattagaaaaaaatttattaaaattattataaataatttattataaataaatgtaaaaaaaattgtgtatgtatgtttgtgTGTTGTATCAATcaatttgatatgattttttttagtcGCGCAAAAAAGactcaaaaagaattttacataGAATGCAGTTTAAGATAACAAAGagtaaaattgataaagtggtaaaagatatcaaattgaaatagtaaaaaatattagattctGAAAAGTCATTGTAAACAAGCGAAAATTTATCCTGAACCAAAATTCGTTTAGCCCGAAATACAGACGATCTAATCGCGCGCGCCTCTCCTGAGAATGAAGGAAAGAGCCGTGCAATGCTAATTTTCAATGGTGAAAGTACACGAACAGTGAAAGTCTTCCGAGACGcgatgtaaaataatcatcGAATAGTGACTGAGCTTGCATATAACCGGTCGCGTTTCGCACGCATAAATAACTCCATAATACGCATCCAtgcataatatgtatatgcgaaATGCACCTCATCTGTAGATCGACTTTTTTTCGTGTTGTTTCAACACACAATAAGTCGATGCTGTGTGCGTGGCTTGAAAAAAAACGCGCGGTTTGATTATGCGATTGCAGTGAAAGTACATCGTTAAATCATCCTACTatgattatgtaatattatatgaatagtaTTACGttggaatataattaaaatataatttgaatttcaaattgaataaaattggaaattcTTATCAAGCTTCTtaacgattaaatttttttacttaaacgTTTTCATCTACTAACTGGCAACgaatgtatacaataaatacttgtaaatttaaaaattaaatttatatcatttattaattctacatACGTACAGTATAACAAGTTGTATTCTAGTAATATTATGCAACATGAATTgtcataattctattatttctaaaatttccccaaaaaatttatttttttcaaataggtTACACGTTAcagttacattattaaaacagcagaaaatatataatcatatttctaacttgaaaaaattagtttCAATAAAGGGAAAAGATTTttagctttttctttttgaataaaaatattgttagcatatttctacaatattaaaataacaaaaagaataaacagTTAAAAAGTTTGcacatttttaacaatatctattaatatatagtaaaaaaataaacggcatctataattttaatttttttttacttaatggCATGTATGATTACCATCTTCAACAAAGTAAAAGATCActttaattagagaaaatcgtatatatttacatctgtTCAGAacgatttatatgtatattcaccggaataataaaaataaacaataataaaaaatcatgaaaGCACACATTTTAACTATCTGtaaacgcaaaatatatattcgcttGTAAAActccaagaaaaatattctctttgcatataaaaataagcaacAAAACTGTATCTTATATCatttgaaatatgtttttactaACACTTGCTTTCCTTTTCACGCTTCGATATTATTGCATAAGAAAAATAGTGAGAAAGATATGCggcaaaaaagtttaatatcacTTTCAGTATTATCTAAGAGAGAGTTcacaatattgtattattctctcctctaaaaatgtatatatatatatatatatatatatatatatatatatatatatattaaatattattttttattaaagaaaaaataataagaaagatatacacagaaaatatgtaaatctttttaaataacttgttatataaattcttttttgagaAGAAAGACGTACTTTGAATGTTTTCGTAAAACCAATCAATTGACATACCGTGTGAAAATTATAAGCTActagataataaaagattttaaccCGATTGAAAACGTACTCCCTCTCTTCCGCTATCAATCTGTACGTTATATCGTTAAATGTATTCGACGGTTACAAAATCTTGCTGCATTCTTACAGAAAGTATAAAaccttttatcatttttctcaaattctatttatagaaatgaaaaatgtttaagtTACTTATTCTTGTACATTTTAGAAAttggtattatataatatttacaagtaattttttattttcttcaaatctatttttcaCAGATTTACTTTtcaaacacaaatttttttcattcaaatgttgataataattatggtGTGACatctatttaagaaaatagttatttatttctaaattaaatatacttaaaagggaaagagagagaaataaagatatcaataatttcttcttatttatgACAGTTGCTATAACAAAGTAATCACCAAATttgtctattaaaaattatttgaacacATAATTATGCTAACGTTATTCACTGACGTAATAAGTATACAATGAGTATGAATTTCCagcaaaattttactttttaattagtaatattgcaatttaagcattaaaattttaataactcatAAGAAAAAcagtagaaattatataaaatgcaaaaaagattTAGCAATTCACATCTTTTGCAATTCAATTCTTTGTTTCatgtaaaaaacatataaataaatattcaagattaCTGGGaatctacatatatgtaatttttcaaacatttattcaataaacatTTGCAAGTGCGCActtgcatataatttataacttttcacGTGAATATTATCGTAATACTgttgtaaaaagataaaatatagatatgtatttaattttcagataatCTCATAGTTTTTTGCATTTCTTCTATACCATGCTTCTTTCaatattgttttcaatttgcacttgattatttacatattaatagtaatacatgtataaatcgTAAAGACTCGGACATTCTTCCGcggaaaattaatacattggACGGACTAGATAaacgttaaaaaaagattagtgCTTATATGAAGAGATGATGCTTTATACGAAGAACGAGTTCATCAAGCAATGTCATGTCCGACCGagagatataaaatgcatGCATGCGTTACATTGTACTGACATGATTGCGCATTAGCTAGTTTCTGAAATTGTGATTGAAGATTGAACCAGAACTCAAAATTAGATTTGATGAATAATGGCGTGGTCTAACTGTATcacagttatataatttaaatgtcggacaaatatatttcaagctAATGATCAAACTATTTGTGacccaaaatttaaaaattataattatcaatatctgTAAATAATCGCTGcagtatattttgcattaaataatcGCAAgtgtcaatataaaaatataataactgttatgccaaaatatatttttactcgtTTACGAGAAATAACATTtgccaaaatataaaaactcttTCGAGAGATTATATActtcctataaaattttaatataaaaacttaaatagaaaaaatcatataatataaataaataatcaaaaatattaattaatttaatcaatttattatttatatattatataaatataacatataattatatatttaaatgtataatatataaattatacatttacatattatacaaatatatattatttatttattaaaattaatttaattaataattttctatctttctctacTATTATAAATAGGGTATGTCTGACTACcaaaaaattctaaacatTATAAGATCCTGATACACTTCAACAAttcctcaaaaaaaaaaaacatttttaaaaatgatgaacTTATCATATAGGTTGttcattattcaaataatacaaGTGCGATTCTTAGAAACGTACTTATGTCCAGCATGTGTCaagatcattaattatttaggcatttcattattaatcatgtaaatattattatacgaatatgataaaattatagcaaaaaattaaattcgagaTTCGATACTAAGATACTGAGATATAGTATCCTTATGGTGGAATTACGCGAAAAACGAGCGCGAATTATTTATGTCTTTATTTAACAGATCAAATCTCGAtttatctatatctttttttttatgtatactaCATGTCTAcgatcttatttattttttagagatttcttttatctttttttataaaaagattaatattgaaaaaaaaagataatatgtatattcgtatattataCTCTTGCTATTTGCGCTGCTGTTTCTtgaaattgttgaaaattttattgctcaCGATATcgtcaaaaatattgacagtACAAAGTGCGCCTATCTGCGTTATGACGTTCGCTATTCAGTTTCTTCAGACGCGGCATTAAAATTCAACGAAACTTATGCGTATGTCAATCacgttaatttttgtaatagcCAAGATCTCGGCAAACATCACTActgtcaaattatcaatataaaaaatgattgcgAGACAAAGCAGTCATAAAAAGAACAGACATAAAGATTGTTCCAAACTAtctaaaaatgaaagagaaacgataaagaataaaatagtgTAATCACATCGCGTTCTTATAAATCTATACACAGTTCGATTTTAAATGCACGTCACATATTGTTCCTCAAACTAGATTTATAACCAGAGATATCAAACTGACAGTTGAGCtgcggaaaataaaataagaaacagcAGAAGTATATATGTCGGATATTCTCCAGATTAGATTAGAAAATGCTGAGCCGAAAGAGCAAGAGAAGATCGATTTCGTGGAGATACGATAATCAATATCCCGCGATCATTTTTAAGGGATTGCGGCGAAAGATCGCTTTCGCTGACCGCTATAACCAATATACACCATCCAGTATACATCGCAGCTTGCGTAACAATCTCACATAAGAAGATTGTTATGTAAGAACCAACGGTGCCGCTCTTTTCGAAATAGCCGGAATCGCGCGCTTATTCAGGTCTACTTACTCACTTTCTTCTCTCGATCTCGTGGCGAACTTGACGCGACGAACTTGCATGATAGTCGCCGATAGAGGAAACGCCATAACAACAAAGTGCCTAATGAGAAACTCGTCCAATTCGACTCCATCATCTCTATATtgccaattaattttaattaattaaaaacattaattttatttaattactcaagaaaaaactttataagtTGCGCAtcagaaatatttcgaaaatttttgtacagaCTAATTTTGAGACTCAATCCGTACTTAATATCTGtacttatatattgtaaataatttattagtagCACGAGATGTAAACTGTACAACACATCAAAGTGTTTATGTAAGCTTATTCAAATCCACCAATTTTCAGATTCTTGGGAATTCTgcaatcttgaaatattatataatctcattttaattaatctaactTTCGACAATATATAACGGTGTTCGGCAAATCATATATactgattgataaaaaaagaatggatACATATCTGCAAAACATATGTAACACTTTGAGTAATAATTGAacaaacgagagaaagagagagaaatgtatttaaatacagATTAAGCCCAAATTAATctgttcaaaaattttcaaaagattcCTGACGTGTAGAAACATATGaagaatacaaattttttcttgcataattaaataaaattcactttttaattaattaaaaagtaattgacTCGTTTGATTCATAAATGTATAACGACATGTTCTGTAATTACTTACTTATTTTTCATGATGTAACCTTTGctagagttttttttataattacaatatgtgtaataacgaattgcaatataatgtaatgtagAACAAGTAGGAATTTCTATTATCTATCACCTGAAATATTCTCCATGCGAGAGACGTACAAAATatgttcataaaaattaatattcaatgctttttctcttttttcgctcaattatataaattgtaaaaaagtaGAGACTgagtaaataaatgaatatatcagAACTGGCCGGGAAAAAAACGATGATCAAATCAGATCAAATTAGATCAAATTGGATATGAAAATAGAcctaatcaaatataatttgatctaATTTAATCTGATTTGATCTGATCATTTTTTCTCGGGTATATATTATCTGCATGTTTGATgttaatcgaataaaaatatggaatatacAGGATGCTAAATTTCAAATGTAACAGGCTGAATATCtcgataatc
This portion of the Cataglyphis hispanica isolate Lineage 1 chromosome 10, ULB_Chis1_1.0, whole genome shotgun sequence genome encodes:
- the LOC126852578 gene encoding elongation of very long chain fatty acids protein-like isoform X2, which translates into the protein MQQLIRLIYDGYRDLMDNKSDPRVNNWAMMSSPFPTLAICLFYAYFVKVLGPKLMENRKAFDLRRVMIWYNLFQVIFSSWLFYEAWVAGWGGHYSFKCQPVDYSYNPIALRMARGCWWYYISKFIEFTDTIFFVLRKKNDHISTLHVIHHGCMPMSVWFGVKFTPGGHSSFFGFLNTFVHIVMYSYYLLAALGSQIQPYLWWKKYLTALQMVQFILVMIHAFQLLFIECNYPKAFVWLIGMHAVMFYFLFRGFYKKAYKKKDSKNVSVKRKVLKDDKEQDTQSFQNDIKENKNDVIYANQYKMATGYISDSGLRNRVFIDNRGFDE
- the LOC126852578 gene encoding elongation of very long chain fatty acids protein-like isoform X1: MGKVPNLRHAHEVVTQMQQLIRLIYDGYRDLMDNKSDPRVNNWAMMSSPFPTLAICLFYAYFVKVLGPKLMENRKAFDLRRVMIWYNLFQVIFSSWLFYEAWVAGWGGHYSFKCQPVDYSYNPIALRMARGCWWYYISKFIEFTDTIFFVLRKKNDHISTLHVIHHGCMPMSVWFGVKFTPGGHSSFFGFLNTFVHIVMYSYYLLAALGSQIQPYLWWKKYLTALQMVQFILVMIHAFQLLFIECNYPKAFVWLIGMHAVMFYFLFRGFYKKAYKKKDSKNVSVKRKVLKDDKEQDTQSFQNDIKENKNDVIYANQYKMATGYISDSGLRNRVFIDNRGFDE